Proteins encoded within one genomic window of Nonomuraea gerenzanensis:
- a CDS encoding tachylectin-related carbohydrate-binding protein, translated as MRENRHSFPTAIPRILAILLGLISMAVTQLVVASPASAAPPTPDFGPSIEGYAPNQIQTTCDPVAKPGVVEFRDLLNRTYGTHTTGIVRACDSGGTSEHKEGRALDYHFNVNIPAQAAAADDVINWLLATDRHGNVNALARRFGIMYIIWNRRIWQAGSWSAYTGASPHTDHIHFSFGWPGARKQTSWWTAPPPPRDRSVSDVTGDGFADVLAYRASGELLQYSNNILINPGGVPYTGGRPIGEGWGGFKHVLAADVTGDGFAEAIAVNAEGKMFQYDNNILVNPGGVPYTGGREIGHGWQGFKRLLAADVSGDGSADILGISGENDLWYYPNNRGSNPGGVPFMGGRKIGEGWDRFTKVLLGDVTGDRYADVLGVEPNGHMFMFPNNIGVSPDRPYGYSVDIGQGWGGFVSLLAADVSGDGSADVLGVDPDGQMRYYPNNSGSNPGGLPFTGGLVVGVGWQGLTIASSS; from the coding sequence ATGCGCGAAAACCGGCACTCATTCCCGACTGCCATCCCCCGCATATTAGCCATTCTCCTGGGCCTCATCTCCATGGCCGTCACTCAGCTGGTCGTAGCCTCACCGGCCTCGGCCGCGCCGCCGACTCCGGACTTCGGTCCCTCGATCGAGGGCTACGCGCCCAACCAGATTCAGACCACCTGCGACCCTGTCGCCAAGCCCGGCGTGGTGGAGTTCCGCGACCTGCTGAACCGGACGTACGGCACGCACACCACCGGCATCGTCCGCGCCTGCGACTCAGGCGGCACCAGCGAACACAAAGAAGGCAGGGCGCTGGACTACCACTTCAACGTCAACATCCCGGCCCAGGCGGCCGCGGCGGACGATGTCATCAACTGGCTGCTGGCGACCGACAGACACGGCAACGTCAATGCCCTGGCCCGGCGGTTCGGGATCATGTACATCATCTGGAACCGAAGGATCTGGCAAGCAGGCTCCTGGTCCGCCTATACCGGCGCCAGCCCCCACACCGATCACATCCATTTCAGTTTCGGCTGGCCCGGCGCGCGAAAGCAGACGTCCTGGTGGACCGCACCACCTCCTCCGCGTGACCGTTCGGTGAGTGATGTGACCGGTGATGGGTTCGCTGATGTGCTGGCTTATCGGGCCAGTGGGGAGTTGCTGCAGTACAGCAACAACATTCTGATCAATCCGGGTGGGGTGCCCTACACGGGGGGCCGGCCGATCGGGGAGGGGTGGGGTGGTTTCAAGCATGTGCTGGCGGCTGATGTGACGGGTGATGGGTTCGCCGAGGCGATCGCGGTGAACGCTGAGGGGAAGATGTTCCAGTACGACAACAACATTCTGGTCAATCCGGGTGGGGTGCCGTATACGGGTGGCCGGGAGATCGGTCATGGCTGGCAGGGTTTCAAGAGGTTGCTGGCGGCTGATGTCAGTGGTGATGGTTCGGCTGACATTCTGGGGATCAGCGGGGAGAATGATCTGTGGTATTACCCGAATAATCGGGGGAGTAATCCGGGCGGGGTGCCGTTCATGGGTGGCCGGAAGATCGGTGAGGGGTGGGATCGTTTCACGAAGGTGTTACTGGGTGATGTGACCGGCGATCGTTATGCCGATGTGCTGGGGGTGGAGCCCAATGGGCACATGTTCATGTTCCCGAACAACATCGGTGTCTCTCCGGATCGTCCGTATGGTTACAGCGTGGATATCGGGCAGGGCTGGGGCGGTTTCGTGTCGTTGCTGGCGGCCGATGTGAGCGGGGACGGTTCGGCTGATGTGCTCGGGGTCGATCCCGATGGGCAGATGCGGTATTACCCGAACAACAGTGGCAGTAATCCCGGTGGGCTGCCGTTCACCGGTGGTCTGGTGGTCGGGGTGGGCTGGCAGGGCCTGACCATCGCGTCCAGTTCCTGA
- a CDS encoding cytochrome P450, which translates to MRPPFTSATVRALRPALDRLVAELIRPVVEAGGGEVVEDVSVPLPLAALSLAVGFSGDAQRRIRALTRNAWERMPKDSHPGGFWPAFVELFDQEIRRARERPGDDYLSTLVRADFQGRPITDEELHVMLVAFAIAGHETTMNALSHLMWNLAREPGLHDRLRAQPRLVPRAVEETLRMWPPVDHGSRLTQGDATVGGEVIPAGSRVLLLTGAANHDPRVFEDPCSFRVDRDRPQRHLSFGFGIHFCLGAHLARAELESVLVELLRHSPLRLRGRVTRRYENGRHVGFDRLPVRMVGGSP; encoded by the coding sequence ATGCGGCCCCCGTTCACCTCGGCCACCGTCCGAGCCCTGCGCCCGGCGCTGGACCGTCTGGTCGCCGAGTTGATCCGCCCGGTCGTCGAAGCGGGCGGCGGGGAGGTCGTCGAGGACGTCTCCGTTCCGCTGCCGCTGGCGGCCCTGTCCCTGGCCGTCGGCTTCTCCGGCGACGCCCAGCGGCGCATTCGCGCGCTGACCCGCAACGCCTGGGAGCGGATGCCCAAGGACTCGCACCCGGGTGGCTTCTGGCCGGCCTTCGTCGAGCTCTTCGATCAGGAGATCCGTCGTGCCAGGGAACGCCCGGGAGACGACTACCTGTCCACGCTCGTCCGCGCCGACTTCCAGGGACGGCCGATCACGGACGAGGAACTGCACGTCATGCTCGTCGCCTTCGCGATCGCGGGGCACGAAACGACGATGAACGCCCTGTCGCACCTCATGTGGAACCTGGCCAGGGAACCGGGCCTGCACGACCGGCTGCGCGCGCAGCCCCGCCTCGTCCCGCGAGCCGTCGAGGAGACGCTGCGGATGTGGCCACCGGTGGACCACGGCTCCCGGCTGACACAGGGCGACGCGACCGTGGGAGGCGAGGTGATCCCCGCCGGGTCACGAGTTCTCCTGCTCACCGGGGCCGCCAATCATGATCCCCGGGTGTTCGAGGATCCGTGCAGCTTCCGGGTGGACCGGGATCGGCCCCAGCGCCATCTGTCCTTCGGCTTCGGCATTCATTTCTGCCTCGGTGCCCATCTGGCGCGTGCGGAGCTGGAGTCGGTTCTGGTCGAGCTGTTGCGCCACTCTCCGCTGAGGTTGCGCGGGCGGGTCACGCGGCGCTACGAGAACGGCAGGCACGTGGGGTTCGACAGGCTTCCGGTGCGCATGGTGGGCGGCTCGCCATGA
- a CDS encoding carbohydrate ABC transporter permease, with amino-acid sequence MPGARLARWAAAVPMAALALATIYPLVFTANVAMKTRRDYVLDRFSPAASLRWDNLAEAWTGAGMARYFVNSFAVVTCAVALLLLLGSMAGFALARLRFRGSSMIFLGCLAGLFVPFQVIMVPLTRVMADTGLIDTYPGLILAYVAQYLPFTVFLMTSHYRTIPAEIVDAARIDGNTVYGVYRRIMLPLGVPALLSVGILDALFCWNDVLIALLMMPSPEHRTLMIGVNALRGQYSGDIPVFASGVLIAAVPVLMIYLFLQRQIADGLTAGSTKG; translated from the coding sequence ATGCCCGGGGCGCGCCTGGCCAGGTGGGCGGCCGCCGTGCCGATGGCCGCTCTCGCGCTGGCGACGATCTATCCCCTGGTGTTCACCGCCAACGTCGCGATGAAGACGCGCCGCGACTACGTCCTCGACCGGTTCTCCCCGGCGGCCTCCCTGCGCTGGGACAACCTCGCCGAGGCGTGGACCGGCGCCGGGATGGCGCGCTACTTCGTCAACTCGTTCGCCGTCGTCACCTGCGCGGTGGCGCTGCTGCTCCTGCTGGGGTCGATGGCGGGCTTCGCGCTGGCGCGGCTGCGGTTCCGCGGCTCCTCGATGATCTTCCTGGGGTGTCTCGCGGGGCTGTTCGTCCCGTTCCAGGTGATCATGGTCCCGCTCACCCGGGTCATGGCCGACACCGGGCTCATCGACACCTATCCGGGCCTGATCCTGGCCTACGTCGCCCAGTATCTGCCGTTCACCGTCTTCCTGATGACGAGTCACTACCGGACCATCCCGGCGGAGATCGTCGACGCCGCCAGGATCGACGGCAACACGGTGTACGGCGTGTACCGGCGGATCATGCTCCCGCTGGGCGTGCCCGCGCTGCTGTCGGTGGGCATCCTCGACGCCCTGTTCTGCTGGAACGACGTGCTCATCGCCCTGCTCATGATGCCGTCGCCGGAGCACCGCACCCTCATGATCGGGGTCAACGCGCTGCGCGGGCAGTACTCCGGCGACATCCCGGTCTTCGCCTCGGGCGTCCTGATCGCCGCGGTGCCCGTACTGATGATCTATCTGTTCCTCCAGCGGCAGATCGCCGACGGCCTCACCGCCGGTTCCACGAAAGGCTGA
- a CDS encoding mandelate racemase/muconate lactonizing enzyme family protein, whose protein sequence is MTTVQEWGRPVGDVNGVFADGAVPVPLVMVDTDEGITGVGLGPHVEIETVFAAIDGEDPRGVAALYDRMLRRTFKAGHAGAVFGTIGALDTALWDIKAKAAGEPLWRLLGGRDRRVPAYASGLDIALTDDELAVLYQGYAEHGLRAAKIKGGLDIERDRRRLTLVRDVLAEAGHGARPGLMLDVNEAWTRKQAVRHVCELERTLDLTWIEEPVRRWDAEGLATVGRGIRASVATGENLTGLEQFRPLLAAGAVDIVQTAVVWGVTHFLRVSALAHAHELPVSPIGATPLALLHAATSVPNHLASELQDLSAPLGLSLDLRVEDGAFVLGDSPGLGITVEEQAIDAFHRPAAGAAEGPHIRPEHAGRRLLAVAGHSCPTRSPG, encoded by the coding sequence ATGACGACGGTCCAGGAATGGGGCCGTCCCGTCGGGGACGTCAACGGCGTCTTCGCCGACGGAGCCGTCCCGGTGCCGCTCGTCATGGTGGACACCGACGAGGGGATCACCGGTGTCGGCCTCGGGCCGCACGTGGAGATCGAGACCGTCTTCGCCGCGATCGACGGCGAGGACCCGCGCGGCGTGGCCGCGCTCTACGACCGCATGCTGCGGCGGACCTTCAAGGCCGGCCACGCCGGCGCCGTCTTCGGCACGATCGGCGCGCTCGACACCGCCCTGTGGGACATCAAGGCCAAGGCGGCCGGTGAGCCGCTCTGGCGCCTGCTCGGCGGGCGTGATCGGCGGGTGCCCGCCTACGCCTCCGGCCTCGACATCGCGCTGACCGACGACGAGCTCGCCGTGCTCTACCAGGGCTACGCCGAGCACGGGCTCCGCGCGGCCAAGATCAAGGGCGGTCTCGACATCGAACGCGACCGGCGCCGCCTGACGCTGGTCCGGGACGTCCTGGCCGAGGCCGGGCACGGCGCGCGGCCGGGCCTGATGCTCGACGTGAACGAGGCCTGGACCCGCAAGCAGGCCGTCCGGCACGTGTGCGAGCTGGAGCGCACCCTGGACCTCACGTGGATCGAGGAGCCGGTGCGGCGGTGGGACGCCGAGGGCCTGGCCACCGTCGGCCGCGGGATCCGCGCGTCCGTCGCCACGGGCGAGAACCTCACCGGGCTGGAGCAGTTCCGCCCGCTGCTGGCCGCGGGGGCCGTGGACATCGTCCAGACGGCCGTCGTGTGGGGGGTGACCCACTTCCTGCGGGTGTCCGCGCTGGCGCACGCCCACGAGCTGCCGGTCAGCCCGATCGGCGCCACCCCCCTCGCGCTGCTGCACGCCGCCACGTCGGTGCCCAACCACCTGGCCAGCGAGTTGCAGGATCTGTCTGCACCGCTCGGGCTGTCGCTCGATCTGCGCGTCGAGGACGGCGCTTTCGTCCTCGGTGACTCGCCGGGTCTCGGCATCACGGTCGAGGAGCAGGCGATCGACGCGTTCCACCGGCCGGCAGCCGGAGCCGCGGAGGGCCCGCACATCCGGCCGGAGCACGCCGGCCGGCGGCTGCTGGCGGTCGCCGGCCACTCCTGCCCGACGCGGTCACCGGGATGA
- a CDS encoding FadR/GntR family transcriptional regulator, translated as MTDTPRESGYRPGYEVAAEQVLELIVKLGLRPGDRMPTENELAQELGTSRTVVREAVKILSALGRVRAQKGRGLYVADDEGMFGSGRWGPFFLPTDLDHVYMLFEFRRAQEMETSRLAARRATPAELRAVEEAAGLCRRGFETGREELFNEGDDAFHTAIATASHNMFLQVAVREARRLQAQSSLIGLRGSVGGHAAKAVEEHDAIYQAIRAGDPEAAAQAAATHIDNTLDDYRREIQQRLFFSSH; from the coding sequence GTGACCGACACCCCGCGCGAGAGCGGATACCGGCCGGGTTACGAGGTGGCAGCCGAGCAGGTGCTCGAATTGATCGTCAAGCTCGGCCTGCGTCCGGGCGACCGCATGCCGACCGAGAACGAGCTGGCCCAGGAGCTGGGCACCAGCCGCACCGTGGTGCGGGAGGCGGTGAAGATCCTCTCCGCGCTGGGCCGGGTGCGCGCCCAGAAGGGCCGCGGCCTGTACGTGGCCGACGACGAGGGGATGTTCGGCTCCGGGCGCTGGGGGCCCTTCTTCCTGCCGACCGATCTCGACCACGTCTACATGCTGTTCGAGTTCCGCCGGGCACAGGAGATGGAGACCAGCCGGCTGGCCGCCCGCCGCGCCACCCCTGCCGAGCTGAGGGCCGTCGAGGAAGCCGCGGGCCTGTGCCGCCGAGGCTTCGAGACCGGACGCGAGGAGCTGTTCAACGAGGGCGACGACGCCTTCCACACCGCCATCGCCACCGCCTCGCACAACATGTTCCTCCAGGTCGCCGTCCGGGAGGCGCGCAGGCTGCAGGCGCAGTCGAGCCTCATCGGCCTGCGCGGCTCGGTGGGCGGGCACGCCGCCAAGGCCGTCGAGGAGCACGACGCCATCTACCAGGCCATCCGCGCCGGTGATCCCGAAGCGGCCGCCCAGGCCGCGGCCACGCACATCGACAACACCCTCGACGACTACCGCAGGGAGATTCAGCAGCGCCTCTTCTTCTCCTCCCACTGA
- a CDS encoding FadR/GntR family transcriptional regulator, which translates to MTASQESAGSVPAPPAWVRRPASLARAVTAELVERIVRGVHPPGSALPPEPALCEAFSVSRTVVREAVKILQEKGLVQVRQGSGTMVTPPATWDMLDELVLTATIAEDESLAILDDLVVTRRVLESDMANVAARLAGPDTVERLRALVDQMDALVDDPATYAESDRAFHDTIMRASDNRIARGVVRSLEGQVVNTARYLGRTERALCVASNLGHRRIYERIAAHDPEGAAEAMFQHITEAWVVRRSGTADPARLRR; encoded by the coding sequence ATGACGGCATCGCAGGAGTCAGCCGGCAGTGTCCCGGCCCCGCCGGCCTGGGTGCGCCGCCCGGCGAGTCTCGCCCGGGCGGTGACGGCCGAGCTGGTGGAGCGCATCGTGCGCGGGGTGCACCCGCCGGGCAGCGCGTTGCCCCCCGAGCCGGCGTTGTGCGAGGCGTTCTCCGTGAGCCGCACCGTCGTGCGGGAGGCCGTGAAGATCCTTCAGGAAAAGGGGCTGGTGCAGGTCCGTCAGGGCTCCGGCACCATGGTGACCCCACCGGCGACGTGGGACATGCTCGACGAGCTCGTCCTCACCGCGACCATCGCCGAGGACGAGAGCCTGGCGATCCTCGACGACCTCGTCGTCACGCGGCGCGTGCTGGAGTCCGACATGGCCAACGTCGCCGCCCGCCTGGCCGGGCCGGACACCGTCGAACGGCTGCGGGCTCTGGTGGATCAGATGGACGCACTCGTGGACGACCCGGCCACGTACGCCGAGAGCGACCGCGCCTTCCACGACACGATCATGCGGGCGTCCGACAACCGCATCGCCCGTGGCGTCGTGCGGTCACTGGAAGGCCAGGTCGTCAACACCGCCCGCTACCTGGGGCGGACGGAGCGGGCCTTGTGCGTGGCCTCGAACCTCGGCCACCGCCGCATCTACGAGCGCATCGCCGCCCACGACCCCGAGGGCGCCGCCGAGGCGATGTTCCAGCACATCACCGAGGCCTGGGTGGTGCGCCGCAGCGGCACCGCCGACCCCGCACGGCTGCGGCGGTAG
- a CDS encoding ABC transporter substrate-binding protein has translation MKQRALWSALIAAALAVAGCGSATRTDSPPGQPQQSQRKLVVWDWKSGEAAAAAYIEQARADFAKRHPGVTVEFVAQPFDQYYTLLGTAIQAGKGPDVMLFNGGGQIRDRADALLPLDQYVAEDRSRLAGWDAFSEDGKVYAAPVTLQGHPIYYNKALYQQAGLDPATPPRTWSEFVSGCAAIKKATGATCFALGNKEGFGIQFFLSGLGSGVLTPREYDDWIAGKRDWTSPGVRRIFELWKDAGDQGLNNDGANSTAMFTDVFRLFQTGKAAHIIGLMSDIGHWNDFKEFLPPDQIGVMRAPVVTDGAAPSLPYDGGIGYAVAKWTEDPGLAADLVRSLTSTGALTAFYTKAGAIASDTTIDVSQAGPAVATIASEIKTGKPALHVALPSKTLDVMGRLSQQLLSGSTTVDKALEQLAASDRKG, from the coding sequence ATGAAGCAGCGAGCGTTATGGTCGGCTCTGATCGCCGCGGCACTGGCCGTGGCCGGCTGTGGGAGCGCGACACGGACGGACTCCCCGCCCGGACAGCCGCAGCAGAGCCAGCGCAAGCTCGTGGTGTGGGACTGGAAGTCCGGTGAAGCGGCCGCCGCGGCCTACATCGAGCAGGCCAGGGCGGACTTCGCCAAGCGGCACCCGGGCGTCACCGTGGAGTTCGTCGCCCAGCCGTTCGACCAGTACTACACCCTGCTCGGCACGGCGATCCAGGCCGGCAAGGGGCCCGACGTCATGCTCTTCAACGGAGGAGGGCAGATCCGCGACCGGGCCGACGCGCTCCTCCCCCTGGACCAGTACGTGGCCGAGGACAGGAGCAGGCTGGCGGGCTGGGACGCGTTCAGCGAGGACGGCAAGGTCTACGCCGCGCCGGTGACCCTGCAAGGGCACCCGATCTACTACAACAAGGCGCTCTACCAGCAGGCCGGGCTCGACCCGGCCACCCCGCCCAGGACCTGGAGCGAGTTCGTCAGCGGCTGCGCGGCCATCAAGAAGGCGACCGGGGCCACCTGCTTCGCGCTCGGCAACAAGGAGGGTTTCGGCATCCAGTTCTTCCTGTCGGGGCTGGGATCCGGCGTTCTCACCCCGCGCGAGTACGACGACTGGATCGCCGGCAAGCGCGACTGGACCTCCCCAGGCGTGAGACGGATCTTCGAGCTGTGGAAGGACGCCGGCGACCAGGGGCTGAACAACGACGGCGCCAACTCCACCGCGATGTTCACCGACGTGTTCCGCCTCTTCCAGACAGGCAAGGCCGCGCACATCATCGGCCTCATGTCGGATATCGGGCACTGGAACGACTTCAAGGAGTTCCTGCCGCCCGATCAGATCGGGGTCATGCGCGCTCCGGTCGTCACCGATGGGGCGGCCCCGAGCCTGCCGTACGACGGCGGTATCGGCTACGCGGTCGCGAAGTGGACCGAGGACCCCGGCCTGGCGGCCGACCTGGTGCGATCCCTGACCTCCACCGGCGCCCTGACGGCCTTCTACACCAAGGCCGGCGCGATCGCGTCCGACACCACGATCGACGTCTCGCAGGCCGGCCCGGCCGTCGCCACGATCGCCTCCGAGATCAAGACCGGCAAGCCGGCCCTGCACGTGGCACTGCCGTCCAAGACCCTCGACGTGATGGGCAGGCTGTCGCAGCAGCTCCTGAGCGGCTCGACCACCGTGGACAAGGCTCTGGAGCAGCTGGCCGCCTCCGATCGGAAGGGCTGA
- a CDS encoding tachylectin-related carbohydrate-binding protein has product MTTTLFNALRITLVALCGFGLFASGATPAAAEPDPIRALAYPHDPCVPGGPTANDNAVAGRLNTQLTGKLRGAMDGYRVSCARVIISTIAARGLPQHAGVIAITTAIVESVLENINVEIDHDSLGLFQQRASWGSREERLNPPVSTNKFIDKMLSLFPSNSWLSQPIGVVCQRVQVSQLPSAYQPQAADAAIITGALWPQRPRDRSVSDVTGDGFADVLAYRASGELLQYSNNILINPGGVPYTGGRPIGEGWGGFKHVLAADVTGDGFAEAIAVNAEGKMFQYDNNILVNPGGVPYTGGREIGHGWQGFKRLLAADVSGDGSADILGISGENDLWYYPNNRGSNPGGVPFMGGRKIGEGWDRFTKVLLGDVTGDRYADVLGVEPNGHMFMFPNNIGVSPDRPYGYSVDIGQGWGGFVSLLAADVSGDGSADVLGVDPDGQMRYYPNNSGSNPGGLPFTGGLVVGVGWQGLTIASSS; this is encoded by the coding sequence GTGACAACAACTCTGTTCAACGCGCTCAGAATCACCCTCGTAGCGTTATGCGGATTCGGTCTGTTCGCTTCCGGCGCCACGCCCGCTGCCGCCGAACCCGATCCCATTCGCGCTCTCGCGTATCCGCACGACCCCTGTGTGCCCGGCGGGCCGACCGCGAACGACAACGCCGTCGCCGGCCGGCTGAACACGCAGCTGACCGGCAAGCTCCGGGGAGCCATGGACGGATACCGCGTCTCGTGCGCCCGCGTGATAATCAGCACGATCGCGGCCAGGGGCTTACCGCAGCACGCCGGCGTGATCGCCATCACCACGGCCATCGTGGAAAGCGTCCTGGAGAACATCAACGTCGAGATCGATCACGACAGCCTCGGTCTCTTCCAGCAACGGGCAAGCTGGGGCAGCCGGGAAGAGCGGCTGAACCCACCCGTCAGCACCAACAAATTCATCGACAAGATGCTCAGCCTGTTCCCCAGCAATTCCTGGCTCAGCCAACCGATCGGAGTGGTCTGCCAGCGGGTCCAGGTGTCGCAGCTTCCCTCCGCGTATCAGCCCCAGGCTGCGGACGCGGCCATCATCACCGGGGCGCTGTGGCCTCAAAGACCGCGTGACCGTTCGGTGAGTGATGTGACCGGTGATGGGTTCGCTGATGTGCTGGCTTATCGGGCGAGTGGGGAGTTGCTGCAGTACAGCAACAACATTCTGATCAATCCAGGTGGGGTGCCCTACACGGGGGGCCGGCCGATCGGGGAGGGGTGGGGTGGTTTCAAGCATGTGCTGGCGGCTGATGTGACGGGTGATGGGTTCGCCGAGGCGATCGCGGTGAACGCTGAGGGGAAGATGTTCCAGTACGACAACAACATTCTGGTCAATCCGGGTGGGGTGCCGTATACGGGTGGCCGGGAGATCGGTCATGGCTGGCAGGGTTTCAAGAGGTTGCTGGCGGCTGATGTCAGTGGTGATGGTTCGGCTGACATTCTGGGGATCAGCGGGGAGAATGATCTGTGGTATTACCCGAATAATCGGGGGAGTAATCCGGGCGGGGTGCCGTTCATGGGTGGCCGGAAGATCGGTGAGGGGTGGGATCGTTTCACGAAGGTGTTACTGGGTGATGTGACCGGCGATCGTTATGCCGATGTGCTGGGGGTGGAGCCCAATGGGCACATGTTCATGTTCCCGAACAACATCGGTGTCTCTCCGGATCGTCCGTATGGTTACAGCGTGGATATCGGGCAGGGCTGGGGCGGTTTCGTGTCGTTGCTGGCGGCCGATGTGAGCGGGGACGGTTCGGCTGATGTGCTCGGGGTCGATCCCGATGGGCAGATGCGGTATTACCCGAACAACAGTGGCAGTAATCCCGGTGGGCTGCCGTTCACCGGTGGTCTGGTGGTCGGGGTGGGCTGGCAGGGCCTGACCATCGCGTCCAGTTCCTGA
- a CDS encoding carbohydrate ABC transporter permease — translation MRSAGPSSSARPAGPGRAGEAGAGQRGARAGGAGAGRRGVRTAIRPPAREARRSSRQARAERLAPYVLVAPAVLIIVVLRLWPLALGVNFSFTGDGELNGTPVGLGNYLELAADPLFRVSLRNVGLLVLLLPLAVAIPGLLATFIYLRVPGHRVYRSVYFFPAVLSPVIVGAVFNLMLGYEGPLNSLLGTIGVGPVDWLGDPGIALFTVAGVHVWATFGMALVVFLAGFSTLDSSLLDAARVDGASLGRTVWHVIIPSLTRTIQFVFVTTMIGMLTSMFGLLFVMTSGGPEGATYLPEYYIWHQQGQLNRPALASAASTVLFVVMLVVGLLQITLLRRAGRQD, via the coding sequence GTGCGCAGCGCAGGACCGTCGTCGTCCGCCCGCCCGGCCGGCCCGGGGCGGGCCGGCGAAGCGGGCGCCGGACAGCGAGGCGCGCGGGCCGGCGGAGCGGGCGCCGGGCGGCGAGGCGTCCGGACGGCGATCCGGCCGCCCGCTCGTGAGGCCCGGCGGTCATCCCGCCAGGCGCGCGCCGAGCGCCTGGCGCCCTACGTGCTGGTGGCCCCGGCCGTACTGATCATCGTGGTGCTGCGCCTGTGGCCGCTGGCCCTGGGCGTCAACTTCTCCTTCACCGGCGACGGCGAGCTCAACGGCACCCCCGTCGGGCTGGGCAACTACCTGGAGCTGGCCGCCGACCCGCTGTTCCGCGTCTCGCTGCGCAACGTCGGGCTGCTGGTGCTGCTGCTGCCCCTGGCGGTGGCGATTCCCGGCCTGCTCGCGACCTTCATCTACCTGCGCGTGCCGGGTCACCGGGTCTACCGCAGCGTCTACTTCTTCCCGGCCGTGCTCTCACCGGTGATCGTCGGCGCCGTCTTCAATCTCATGCTCGGGTACGAGGGCCCGCTGAACTCCCTCCTGGGCACGATCGGGGTAGGCCCCGTCGACTGGCTCGGGGATCCGGGCATCGCCCTGTTCACCGTCGCCGGTGTGCACGTCTGGGCGACGTTCGGGATGGCGCTCGTGGTGTTCCTCGCAGGTTTCAGCACCCTGGACTCCTCGCTGCTGGACGCCGCCCGCGTGGACGGCGCCTCATTGGGCCGCACCGTCTGGCACGTGATCATCCCCAGCCTGACCCGCACCATCCAGTTCGTCTTCGTCACGACGATGATCGGAATGCTGACGTCCATGTTCGGCCTGCTCTTCGTGATGACCAGTGGAGGCCCGGAGGGGGCCACCTACCTGCCGGAGTACTACATCTGGCACCAGCAGGGACAGCTGAACCGGCCGGCGCTCGCCTCGGCGGCCTCGACCGTGCTCTTCGTCGTCATGCTCGTGGTGGGGCTCCTGCAGATCACCCTGCTCCGCCGCGCGGGGAGGCAGGACTGA